Proteins found in one Panthera tigris isolate Pti1 chromosome B3, P.tigris_Pti1_mat1.1, whole genome shotgun sequence genomic segment:
- the MGAT2 gene encoding alpha-1,6-mannosyl-glycoprotein 2-beta-N-acetylglucosaminyltransferase, translating into MRFRIYKRKVLILTLVVAACGFVLWSSNGRQRKNEALAPPLLDAEPARGAGGRGGDHSAVSVGIRRVSNESAAPLVPAAPQPEADNLTLRYRSLVYQLNFDQTLRNVDKAGSWTPRELVLVVQVHNRPDYLRLLLDSLRKAQGIDSVLVIFSHDFWSTEINQLIAGVDFCPVLQVFFPFSIQLYPNEFPGSDPRDCPRDLEKNAALKMGCINAEYPDSFGHYREAKFSQTKHHWWWKLHFVWERVKVLRDYAGLILFLEEDHYLAPDFYHVFKKMWKLKQQECPECDVLSLGTYTASRSFHGIADKVDVKTWKSTEHNMGLALTRDAYQKLIECTDTFCTYDDYNWDWTLQYLTVSCLPKFWKVLVPQVPRIFHAGDCGMHHKKTCRPSTQSAQIESLLNNNKQYLFPDTLTISEKFVAAISPPRKNGGWGDIRDHELCKSYRRLQ; encoded by the coding sequence ATGAGGTTCCGCATCTACAAGCGGAAGGTGCTGATCCTGACGCTCGTGGTGGCCGCCTGCGGCTTCGTCCTCTGGAGCAGCAATGGGCGACAAAGGAAAAACGAGGCCCTCGCCCCGCCGCTGCTGGACGCCGAGCCCGCGAGAGGTGCGGGCGGCCGGGGCGGGGACCATTCGGCTGTGTCCGTGGGCATCCGCCGGGTCTCCAACGAGTCGGCGGCTCCGCTGGTCCCCGCGGCCCCGCAGCCCGAGGCGGACAACCTGACGCTGCGGTACAGGTCCCTGGTGTACCAGCTGAACTTCGACCAGACGCTGAGGAATGTAGATAAGGCCGGCTCCTGGACCCCTCGAGAGCTGGTGCTGGTGGTCCAGGTGCATAACCGGCCCGATTACCTCAGACTGCTGCTGGACTCCCTCCGGAAAGCCCAGGGCATCGACAGCGTCCTCGTCATCTTTAGCCATGACTTCTGGTCGACAGAAATCAATCAACTGATCGCTGGGGTGGATTTCTGTCCGGTTCTGCAGGTGTTCTTTCCTTTCAGCATTCAGTTGTACCCCAACGAGTTTCCAGGCAGCGACCCCAGAGATTGCCCCCGAGACCTGGAGAAGAATGCAGCTTTGAAGATGGGATGCATTAATGCTGAGTATCCCGACTCCTTTGGCCATTATAGAGAGGCCAAGTTCTCCCAAACCAAACACCATTGGTGGTGGAAGCTGCATTTTGTATGGGAAAGGGTCAAAGTTCTTCGAGACTATGCTGGCCTCATACTTTTCCTAGAGGAGGATCACTACTTAGCCCCAGACTTTTACCATGTCTTCAAAAAGATGTGGAAGTTAAAGCAGCAAGAGTGTCCTGAGTGTGATGTTCTCTCCCTGGGGACGTATACGGCCAGTCGCAGTTTCCATGGCATTGCTGACAAGGTAGACGTGAAAACTTGGAAATCCACAGAGCACAATATGGGTCTAGCCTTGACCCGGGATGCGTATCAGAAGTTGATTGAGTGCACGGACACTTTCTGTACTTACGATGATTATAACTGGGACTGGACTCTTCAATATTTAACTGTATCCTGTCTTCCAAAATTCTGGAAAGTGCTGGTTCCTCAAGTTCCTAGGATATTTCATGCTGGAGACTGTGGTATGCACCACAAGAAAACCTGTAGACCATCCACCCAGAGTGCCCAAATTGAGTCACTCTTAAATAATAACAAACAGTACTTGTTTCCAGACACTCTAACTATCAGTGAGAAGTTTGTGGCAGCCATTTCCCCACCTAGGAAGAATGGAGGGTGGGGAGATATTAGGGACCATGAACTCTGTAAAAGTTATAGAAGACTGCAGTGA
- the RPL36AL gene encoding 60S ribosomal protein L36a-like: MVNVPKTRRTFCKKCGKHQPHKVTQYKKGKDSLYAQGKRRYDRKQSGYGGQTKPIFRKKAKTTKKIVLRLECVEPNCRSKRMLAIKRCKHFELGGDKKRKGQVIQF; this comes from the coding sequence ATGGTCAATGTTCCGAAAACCCGAAGGACTTTCTGTAAGAAGTGTGGAAAGCATCAGCCTCACAAAGTGACCCAGTATAAGAAGGGCAAGGATTCCCTGTATGCCCAGGGAAAGAGGCGCTACGATCGGAAGCAGAGTGGCTATGGTGGGCAGACGAAGCCAATTTTCCGGAAGAAAGCTAAAACCACAAAGAAGATTGTGCTGAGGCTTGAATGTGTCGAACCTAACTGCAGGTCCAAGAGGATGCTGGCCATTAAAAGATGCAAGCATTTTGAACTGGGAGGAGATAAGAAGAGAAAGGGCCAAGTGATCCAGTTCTAA
- the DNAAF2 gene encoding protein kintoun → MAKAGASSSLEDLDLSGEEVQRLTSAFQDPEFRRMFSEYAEELTDPENRRRYEEEITALERERGVDVRFVHPKPGHVLRTSLDGAQRCFVNVCSNALVGAPSSRTGPGGAATGSQWSLPYSLAPGREYAGGRGTRYTVYDVVFHPDALTLARRHERFRQMLDTTALEAIEKQFGVKLDRRNAKTLKIRYKGTPEAAVLRTPLPRGVPARPEGEPENPLPDFPYPYRCPAVAGNSVVPRTQAPSPPEAVLQSAPTEPRYSVVQRHHVDLQDYRCSRDSAPSPVPRELVVTIELPLLRSAEQAALEVTGKRLCLDSRKPDYRLRLSLPYPVDDSRGKAQFNKARRQLVVTLPVALPPARQIPTAEPEEVAYTPGTDGAACPSAREGEAGPAGGCAGIGGPEPRLPGAADLPSTNPAAAVEELVSQPEERDLDEQAVWTTGIEEKPPSVAGSSPGDGGGGSPCTSSGDLDRGSSAGRGSARGELSVETRVIGEGVPSDRAMGRPGTASREPLCPPLQCNQDEESLTLLIQVPRIQPQSLQGDVSPFRYKLCFSTQDLVYYSFFLQFAPENKLNTKEPVVSVSSNNAVIELAKSPECHGHWREWYYGLNKDSLEEKLFVNEENVNEVLEEVLSSPFKQTMSLTPPLIEVLQVTDSKIQIHAKLQECSNSEQLHEKEEKVNEGSPVTEKENIEHPTASTTDSDSSVAVKVLETDGCGSVVCLQQESLDVSHMLFGKSQQPESKMEPEFIKEKSPVYSNEEKDNLKEPVITEEKELHGDHQSLLNETTVHNLPGLDNIKETNMQDGSVQFIKDHVTQCAFSFHNSLLYDLD, encoded by the exons ATGGCCAAGGCGGGAGCCTCTTCGTCGCTGGAGGACTTGGACCTGAGCGGAGAAGAGGTCCAGCGGCTCACCTCCGCCTTCCAGGACCCGGAGTTCCGGCGAATGTTCTCCGAGTACGCAGAAGAGCTCACAGACCCCGAGAACCGGCGGCGCTACGAGGAGGAAATCACCGCGCTAGAGCGTGAACGTGGAGTGGATGTGCGGTTCGTACACCCGAAACCTGGCCACGTGCTGCGCACTAGCCTCGACGGGGCGCAGCGCTGCTTCGTGAACGTGTGCAGCAACGCACTGGTGGGCGCGCCCAGCAGCCGAACCGGCCCTGGGGGCGCGGCGACCGGCAGCCAGTGGTCCCTGCCCTACAGCCTGGCTCCCGGCCGCGAGTACGCGGGGGGCCGAGGCACCCGATACACTGTCTACGACGTAGTCTTCCACCCAGACGCGCTCACGCTAGCCCGGCGCCACGAGCGCTTCCGCCAGATGCTGGACACCACGGCCCTGGAGGCCATCGAGAAGCAGTTCGGCGTGAAGTTAGACCGCAGGAATGCCAAGACTCTGAAGATCAGGTACAAGGGGACTCCGGAGGCCGCCGTCCTGCGCACACCCCTGCCCAGGGGTGTCCCGGCCCGGCCCGAAGGGGAGCCGGAGAACCCTCTCCCCGATTTCCCCTACCCCTACCGGTGCCCGGCGGTGGCCGGGAACTCTGTGGTCCCCCggacccaggcgccctcccctcCGGAGGCGGTCCTGCAGTCCGCCCCCACAGAACCTCGCTACAGCGTGGTGCAGCGCCACCACGTGGACCTCCAGGATTACCGCTGTTCCCGGGATTCGGCCCCCAGTCCAGTGCCCCGGGAGCTGGTGGTCACCATCGAGCTGCCGCTGTTGCGCTCGGCCGAGCAGGCGGCGCTGGAGGTGACGGGAAAGCGGCTGTGCCTTGATTCAAGGAAGCCCGACTACCGGCTGCGGCTCTCGCTCCCGTACCCGGTGGACGACAGCCGCGGCAAGGCGCAGTTCAACAAGGCCCGGCGACAGCTGGTGGTCACGCTTCCCGTGGCACTACCCCCAGCGCGCCAGATACCTACGGCGGAGCCGGAAGAGGTTGCCTACACACCCGGAACTGACGGCGCGGCGTGCCCTTCCGCTCGCGAGGGGGAGGCGGGCCCGGCAGGGGGTTGTGCCGGGATTGGCGGCCCGGAACCCAGGCTCCCTGGCGCTGCGGATTTACCGAGTACTAATCCGGCCGCCGCTGTGGAGGAGCTTGTCTCCCAGCCCGAGGAGCGGGACTTGGACGAGCAAGCTGTGTGGACAACGGGCATCGAGGAGAAGCCGCCTTCCGTAGCAGGGAGCTCACCTGGGGACGGTGGAGGAGGCTCCCCTTGTACTTCATCTGGGGACCTTGACAGGGGGTCTTCTGCAGGAAGAGGGAGTGCGCGGGGAGAGCTCAGTGTTGAGACGCGCGTGATCGGGGAAGGTGTTCCATCTGATCGAGCCATGGGTCGTCCCGGGACGGCCAGCAGGGAACCATTGTGTCCTCCTTTGCAGTGTAATCAGGATGAAGAATCCCTGACTCTGCTAATTCAAGTGCCTCGGATCCAACCGCAAAGCCTTCAAGGGGATGTGAGCCCCTTCCGGTACAAATTGTGCTTCTCCACCCAAGACTtagtttattattctttctttttgcaaTTCGCTCCAGAGAATAAATTGAATACCAAAGAACCTGTGGTTAGTGTTTCTTCAAACAATGCAGTGATAGAACTGGCCAAATCTCCAGAATGCCATGGACATTGGAGAGAGTGGTATTACGGTTTAAACAAAGATTCTTTGGAG gaAAAGCTGTTTGtcaatgaagaaaatgttaatgAGGTACTTGAAGAGGTCCTGAGCTCTCCATTTAAACAGACAATGTCCTTAACCCCACCATTAATTGAAGTTCTTCAGGTTACTGATAGTAAGATTCAGATTCACGCAAAG TTGCAAGAATGTAGTAACTCTGAGCAGCttcatgaaaaggaagaaaaagtcaaTGAAGGAAGTCCtgtaactgaaaaagaaaatatagaacatCCTACCGCCTCAACAACTGATTCTGATTCATCTGTGGCAGTTAAAGTACTAGAAACAGATGGTTGTGGTTCAGTTGTATGCTTGCAACAAGAGTCTCTTGATGTTTCTCACATGCTATTTGGAAAGTCTCAGCAACCTGAGTCAAAAATGGAACctgaatttataaaagaaaaaagtcctgtttactcaaatgaggaaaaagataatttaaaagaacCAGTgataacagaagagaaagaattacATGGAGACCATCAATCATTACTAAACGAAACAACAGTTCACAATTTACCTGGTCTTGACAACATAAAAGAAACCAATATGCAGGATGGTAGTGTGCAGTTTATTAAAGATCATGTGACTCAATGTGCATTCAGTTTTCATAATTCTTTGCTGTATGACTTGGATTAA